The sequence below is a genomic window from Anopheles cruzii chromosome 3, idAnoCruzAS_RS32_06, whole genome shotgun sequence.
TTCCAACTTCTTTTTATATCTTTTGCGATAGATCAATACGACCACTCCCTATGGCTTCATTAATTCCGTGGGTTACATGTTTGATATAGTATAGCCATACTTGGTTTCGGTCGACGGCAAAACAATGTCCAAGAAGCTTCCGATTATTTCCATGTAGATTCCaaaagaaaagttttttttctgttaattCACAGGCACTGCAAACACTCTTTCATAAAAGCCTCAGAGAGTTGTGGAGGTAACATCGTCGATGCCATGGACAAGAATGGTGGGTGGAAGATCAAATGTCAGCTCAGTGAGCAAATCAAGATAGTGGTGACACTTTTCTTCATAATCGATTGATGCTGTCGCGGGAGGAATCGGAAGGTACATAAAGGTCACGGCCGTTGCGTTGGACTTCTCGCGAATAATATGATTAATTCTGAAGAATACGAACACAGTTGCGATATTGGTAAATGTTCGCAATCTTGCAACATGATTGTACTCACCTTTGCATGTACAGTTTCGAGCGgttaatgttttcttccgtCATCGCTCGGTTACTACTGCTTTTTCCGGTAAATGGTTTCAATATACTCCGATATTTGACAAAATCAATATCTTTGTTCCATTCGGGTATCTGATGGGAATTCATATAAGAGAACAAAAATTGTCGATACAAACAATAATGCTGCTTTGTAGTATACCTTGTGAATCGAAGCTGATATTCTCAATAGCTTCAACCGTTGATCAAGTCTGTGTTCCGCTGGACGTTCGAAGTTAGcactataaaaataaaaaaaatattaacagCATTATTGCCAAAAATTTATCGGACTTAGCCGTTCTCTCACTCACCCATTTTCAAGCATCGTTTCCGACTCGCATAGGAAAACGCGTAATTCGAGCTTCTTCCACACTGGAAGCATGTTGATGATACATGCGAGCTGCAACATAAACTGTGAAACAACATCGAAGGAATCCTCATTTTTCGGCTCAAAAATGTTCACCGGCCAGACGTCAATGTAGCGAATATGGTTGTTGCGTGCTATCATCTGTTTATCCAATCGATGGAAATGGCGACAGAGGCAGAGATTCTTTTTCATTCGCAGCACATCGTCGATGATTCGTACGTATTCGACCACGTCCAATGTCTTGACGTCTCCATTTTTGCGATAAGGGAATAGCTTCATTCCGTCACCATCGAATTCATTCGTCCGGTACGGTGAATCTTCACTTTAAATGTAGAACAAGCAAGGTTAAGGCAAAGCACGAAACTACAAAGAGATGTGTGCGGCACTTACTACTCAAAAAAGTCCCGGGCTTGTTCCTCGTCATAAAAGCCTAAAATAGTCGTGTTAGGTTTCATCGCGCCCATACCGGCAATACGTATCAATTGCTGTATGCCCTCGCGTACGGTTCTCGATAGCGTTAACTCCACGAAAGCtttgactttaatatgatCGATAAGTGAAAGCCACTGCGTGTACTCATCAATTGTTGGATCGTTGGAGGAGTCATTGTCCTCGAACTCGCCCACTTTTACGTGTCCTATGACGTACAAACCACCTTTCTTCATATCGTTCACAAAGTGGATTAGCGGACAGCAAGAACGTGGACTTGACACGAGTAGCAACATTTGTGGACGCCAAAACTTTACGTGGTCTTTACGGGAGTCAAGCATTAACAAGTATTTACGAACCTGATGGAACATTAATGCTTGAGAAATCGATCCCCACTGTGCACCCTGCGATGCGGGTGAGAAAAGGTGCAGAGCGATGACGAGAAACATGCAAAGTATGATGCTAGACAGCGCGTAGATAGAGTTGATCACAAACATCATAATGCCTGTGCCGAGTAGCCCAATAAAAGCCGTATGCCAAGTAAAATATTTGTACGTCGGGCGGAAGTTTGGTGCTCCCGTTATTTCGATACCGAGACATGCTAAGTTCGTGGCAAGGTAGGAAAGCATGAAAAGCACCGAGTTGATTTGCGCGATAGTGTTGAGCGAGCCAATCAATAGAATCGTCTCAACTAACATCCAGCTGGCGATCACTGCTGCAATGGGGTTACTTTTGTACGTCCCCTTGACTACAAAGTTCATGAGTGAGCCGAAAACGCGATCTTTCGCGAGCGCTTCCATTACGCGACTGGCCCCAATCAGGTTACTTAGGCCGGTGGAAAAGGTCGCTGTAAGAATACCGATCGTCACAAACGTTGGCCACAGGTTTATCGGGCCAAGAAACAGAAAGTTGTTTTGCAGCAGGGTTCCCGTTGTAGTGGCCGCTATTAGTACAGCTAGTGCCATGTAGCACAGGAATGTGAACAGAACCGCTGACAGAGTACCGGCTGGAATGCTTTTGGATGGATTTTTCAGCTCGCCAGACATATTTGCCCCAGCCATGATGCcggtaacaccagaaaacagCACACCAAATACGACGGCAAAATTCACCTGATTGCCGTCCGATGTGTAATCTTTGGTGTAATTGCTGTGAAGGTTCGCCCATAATGTATCTGCCTGCAGTCCGCTGTAGTGTGCCGTCGTAAAGTTAACCAGATGATTCTCGCGCGGAAGGTTTACCTCCTTTGGGCCTTGCGTGAGAAAACTGATGTAAgttgaaagtaaacaaacgaCCACTACACCGAGAATGACCATCGACGTCTTTGCGAACATTTCTGCTCCGATCAGTACCACAATCAGCATCAAAGTATTGATGCAACTGCAGTACAGAAAACGCCACCAGCGCCCGTCTGGAATCGACCCACTATCGATGCTATCGTCAGTTGGTCCAAAGTTCTGGATGATACCTTCAGCGCATCCTGATATGGCCAGGCCGCATCCCACAACATTCGCAAGGAAGAAGAGAGTACCAATCGACCCTCCGAACTCTGGTCCAAGTGTTCGGCTTATCATAACTGTAATGAAATCATTGTTCAGCACTGTTGAACTGATACaaaaaataccttcataacGTACAGTACACGCCACCGCCCTCAACGGCTCCATTTGTCGAAATCGCACAGACGGATGACACCGTGAACAGCAGAATAACGTAGGCTATAATAAATTGTAACAGCGTTACGTACAGGCCAGCATTGCCTACGATGAATCCTTTGGAATGGAAAAGCATTTTGATGTTAGATGGTTCCGTGAGTTTTTAAGCCACTCATACTCACCGACGCGGATAAACACCAGAGCACTGAACATGGATAGCGCCACGGGACAAAAGACGCCCGCGAACGTTCCCAACGTTCGACTACTGGATCCGGGAACTGGGTCGGATATGCTGCCAAACTCGACATAACCTGCGGGATCATTCGGCGGCGCGGGAGTCGAAAACAGGCTTCCAAACTGTCGAAACAGCCGTGAAGTACCTGTAGCATTCGATGATCCCGTTATGGGCGATGAATCGGACGATTCGACTGGATCGTTGTTGGTACTATGAACATTATTTTGGGCAATCATTCTAAATATCCACGACCAAACCTAATTGAACGAGGCGCGTATCACTGATTGTTTCGTGACACCATCCGTGAGTCACGCAAAATGGGAAGATAGTGGACAAGGCATTATGGCACAACTGTTGGCGAAAAAGAATGACGCGAACAATGTTACCTATCTGCACTTTCAGCGTTGATGATCTTTATGACGTAAATCACAGCGCAAAGAAATGTTGTCGATCGTATCCCTCAAAGGATGATCGAATGGAGGTTAAGTCTCAGCCAATTCCACCCGCATCTATCGGCGCGCAGTACTCTACAAAACCCAACAGATAGTAGACTAAGCAGTCTACTCTATATACATAACTTCACTAtatatgtaaaaaaatgttagTAAACACAAGACTCGTCACGAAACGTCAACAAAAAGCGTTTACTCGATCCGAACGAATATCTCACAGCCTTGGACGCAATGTTGCGCGCAATAAACATTACGCCAAATTTCTCTTTCCTGTTACTGAGAACATAATTCGAAAACAGATGTTGTGATTGGCTCGTAAAAAGCTACTAAGAAAGTAAGAATAGTTTATGTTTGCGTCCTAGTAAATCATTATCATTCAGCCCTATGCCGAGGTATCTAATTTCCTTTAGAGACCTGCCCTCTAAGATCCCGATTGTCTCCCTACACTAAAACTTTCTTTCCAATAACACCACACCACGCCTTTGTATTGAATCATGAGTCATACAGcatacaaaatttgaatcATACTGTTTATATTGTTTATCATTGTTTTCCGATGACATATTTTTTCATGTACCACATCAGCTTTCTGCTCGGATTCTGTTACAGTCATTCTTTGTTACAGGTAAGAAGTCAATACAGCATCCGGATTATTTTGTATCGCATCTTGCGTGACATTTTGTAATTCATTTATCATTCATTCAagcttttacttttacttaAACTGCGCTGTGCTGATCCGTAAGCCGATCACGTCTTTCCCTACCTCAGCTACCTTGCACACGACGCATGTTATACCTTTGTAAGGCGGTTGGTACGAAGCCGCGCACAGCgaacatttttcttctgcttttccGCGGTATATCGGTCTGTATGTAACGGCGCACAGTGTGAAGGGATTATGCTCGTCGTATAGTAAGGTGTGTTCATCCACTTCGTTCATCTCACAAGCCTGCAATATCTTTCGTGCTTGCTGCGCCACTTCAGGCCGTGGGCCTAGCTCCAAGACTCGACGTGCGAACGAAGCCGCCGTCTTGTAATTCTTCagtttgaaaaacaaatttagtGCGGTACGTAGCGTAAGAATCTGATGCACGGGCTGTAGGTTGACATGCGTGAAATATGCCGCTAGTTCACAAATCCGCTTTTGCTCGTCGAGCGTATTCTTCGGCAGAATTTTCCGTTCTGTTTCCATCTGTAAACCGACCACATATTCCCGGCAAATAGTTAACAATTGTTGCGCTTCCGCGATTTCTTGGCGTGTTTCAACTATTAGTAGTGGAATGCACAAGATTATGTATTGAAGCTTTTCGATCGCTTCTCCGAATTTCCCGGTCGTTGTCAACTGATAACAGTTCTGTAGGCTTTGCACCAGATCGTTTAACTTGAATGCTAGAACAGGGTGACCGTTCTTAGGGTTCAGCTCTTTCCAGTTACGATTGGGATACGCCGACAGTGCCGGTACGTGTGGAAGGCCTCGGTACGACGTTCTAGAGGCAACAAACGACTCTAAAAAGAGCCCTTGATAAGGTTCAAAGTTGACCACACCGACCTGATCATTCAGCAAGCGACAGGCAGAGTCGTAAGACCCGGCCCGTACGTGGTCAGCCGCCAGTTGCGAATTAAGCGACCAAAAATGGGACGGCACATGTCCTTTGGGTGGAACAGCGAAAAAGCTTTTGTTCCCGGTTGCGTTGGAGGCAGATATTTTAGACATCAGCTCCTCAGGAAGCTCCAGGTCATCGTCACCAACATCCCAGCCTGCTCCATCGCCTCCATCGCCACCGGTTCTGGTATCATCGTCCTCTTTAGCATCTTCGAACCGATCGCCATCTTGCATATCATCATCTACACCCCATCCGTCTTCCTCGGTGGCAGCTTCAGCGACCGTTTCGCTTGGTGCTAGCGCTTGATGAACAGTTGTGGCCCCGCGTGACATCATGGTTCCCTCGAAGAATCCTTTTGAGACGGTTAGCAAAGGCCAGTTACTTTCAGCCTGCTGTAtcggaaccggcggccgaaGGAATTTAGCATTGACGTACACCTCCGGCAGATCCTTGCCATCGGCCACTATTTCTTCTGCTAGTTGGACTGCATCATCCTCAAGACCATGCGTTTTGGCCGTCAGATACGCTAGAGAcgtttgcttgcagtttttCAAGATCGACACGCGCTCTTTAACGTCACCAAGTAACAAAGCACCCTGATATTGCGCCGATACATCCTTCCTAATTTCAGCTatcttgttc
It includes:
- the LOC128271289 gene encoding solute carrier family 12 member 9, whose product is MIAQNNVHSTNNDPVESSDSSPITGSSNATGTSRLFRQFGSLFSTPAPPNDPAGYVEFGSISDPVPGSSSRTLGTFAGVFCPVALSMFSALVFIRVGFIVGNAGLYVTLLQFIIAYVILLFTVSSVCAISTNGAVEGGGVYFMISRTLGPEFGGSIGTLFFLANVVGCGLAISGCAEGIIQNFGPTDDSIDSGSIPDGRWWRFLYCSCINTLMLIVVLIGAEMFAKTSMVILGVVVVCLLSTYISFLTQGPKEVNLPRENHLVNFTTAHYSGLQADTLWANLHSNYTKDYTSDGNQVNFAVVFGVLFSGVTGIMAGANMSGELKNPSKSIPAGTLSAVLFTFLCYMALAVLIAATTTGTLLQNNFLFLGPINLWPTFVTIGILTATFSTGLSNLIGASRVMEALAKDRVFGSLMNFVVKGTYKSNPIAAVIASWMLVETILLIGSLNTIAQINSVLFMLSYLATNLACLGIEITGAPNFRPTYKYFTWHTAFIGLLGTGIMMFVINSIYALSSIILCMFLVIALHLFSPASQGAQWGSISQALMFHQVRKYLLMLDSRKDHVKFWRPQMLLLVSSPRSCCPLIHFVNDMKKGGLYVIGHVKVGEFEDNDSSNDPTIDEYTQWLSLIDHIKVKAFVELTLSRTVREGIQQLIRIAGMGAMKPNTTILGFYDEEQARDFFEYEDSPYRTNEFDGDGMKLFPYRKNGDVKTLDVVEYVRIIDDVLRMKKNLCLCRHFHRLDKQMIARNNHIRYIDVWPVNIFEPKNEDSFDVVSQFMLQLACIINMLPVWKKLELRVFLCESETMLENGANFERPAEHRLDQRLKLLRISASIHKIPEWNKDIDFVKYRSILKPFTGKSSSNRAMTEENINRSKLYMQRINHIIREKSNATAVTFMYLPIPPATASIDYEEKCHHYLDLLTELTFDLPPTILVHGIDDVTSTTL